Proteins from a single region of Apium graveolens cultivar Ventura chromosome 7, ASM990537v1, whole genome shotgun sequence:
- the LOC141670380 gene encoding WD repeat-containing protein YMR102C-like, which translates to MPSLDANEEVFFESADYLSSEESVVENEDLSPLELGYEVWMCEPRSVNERRERFMTEMGLLESSASPESGSDRVRDCSGAVSSSCALSFRSVEDSMVCVERDSSRKGNCMVDELDHDQMESSISPDWENVKVSISAEHTGHSPPQTHLCENEEFLVDQRRARSLWKSLKSKFKRNLGPDVKSVMGRAKSGRLKVQKNNKKCREMSAVYVGQEFHAHEGLIWTMKFSPDGQYLASGGEDGVVRIWHVTTTCTSCKKLCIDKGRNGISGSGSKKLSLTSVVIPDTDFQMEELPLQELHGHTSDVLDLAWSNSNCLLSSSKDKTVRLWKVGHDKCLGVFNHKNYVTCTQFNPVDENYFISGSIDGKVRIWGVNEKRVVDWADVRDVITATCYHPNGNNFAVGSLSGTCRFYDASGNDLLLAAEFQVQGKKRFSGNRITGIEFTEKDSQKVMITSEDSKIRIFDGIDIIHKYRGLSNSRSQMSASFTSSGKHIISVGEDSHIYVWNYDDEHVPSKHPRSVRSCEHFLCEGVSVAVPWSNRDNNQKACACRECAMPKQDIQDSTKCIRDSERFSLANWFYMDGSFRGTATWPEERLPLWDVPEPEHNHKLYDNDQAFQTNHCSFSHDTWGLVIVTAGSDGMIRTFHNYGLPVKN; encoded by the exons ATGCCGAGTTTGGATGCAAATGAAGAGGTTTTCTTCGAAAGTGCAGATTATTTGTCCTCAGAAGAGTCTGTTGTTGAAAATGAAGATTTGAGCCCTTTAGAGTTAGGGTATGAGGTTTGGATGTGTGAGCCTCGGAGTGTAAATGAACGACGAGAAAGATTCATGACGGAAATGGGATTGCTTGAATCGTCTGCTTCACCTGAATCAGGATCAGATAGGGTGAGAGATTGTAGTGGAGCTGTTTCGAGTTCCTGTGCGTTGTCATTTCGTAGTGTAGAGGATAGCATGGTTTGTGTCGAGAGGGATTCGAGTAGGAAAGGCAATTGTATGGTCGATGAATTAGACCACGATCAAATGGAATCTAGCATTTCCCCAGACTGGGAAAATGTTAAAGTTTCTATCTCCGCTGAACATACTGGGCACAGTCCACCTCAAACTCACTTGTGTGAAAATGAGGAATTTTTGGTAGACCAGAGAAGAGCAAGGAGTTTGTGGAAGAGCTTAAAAAGCAAGTTTAAAAGAAATCTTGGGCCAGATGTGAAATCAGTTATGGGAAGAGCAAAATCAGGTAGATTGAAGGTGCAGAAAAATAACAAGAAGTGCCGGGAGATGAGTGCAGTGTATGTTGGACAAGAATTTCATGCGCATGAAGGCCTTATCTGGACAATGAAGTTTAGTCCAGATGGCCAGTATCTGGCAAGTGGCGGTGAAGATGGGGTAGTTCGCATTTGGCATGTTACAACGACCTGCACCTCTTGCAAAAAATTGTGTATTGACAAGGGGAGAAATGGAATATCTGGTTCTGGGTCGAAGAAGTTGAGTCTTACTTCAGTTGTTATTCCAGATACAGATTTCCAGATGGAGGAATTGCCATTGCAAGAGTTACATGGTCATACCAGTGATGTTTTGGACCTGGCTTGGTCCAATTCTAAT TGTCTTCTTTCCTCGTCCAAAGACAAAACTGTTCGACTGTGGAAAGTGGGACATGATAAATGTCTTGGGGTTTTTAATCACAAAAACTATG TGACGTGCACTCAATTCAATCCTGTTGATGAAAATTACTTCATTAGTGGGTCAATTGATGGGAAAGTTCGAATTTGGGGAGTCAATGAGAAGCGAGTAGTTGATTGGGCTGATGTACGAGACGTGATTACTGCAACATGCTACCATCCAAATGGAAAC AATTTTGCAGTTGGTTCCCTCTCTGGTACCTGCCGTTTCTATGATGCATCAG GCAATGATCTCCTACTTGCTGCTGAATTTCAAGTTCAAGGTAAAAAGAGATTCTCGGGCAATAGAATCACCGGCATTGAG TTTACAGAGAAAGACTCCCAAAAGGTAATGATAACATCAGAGGACTCCAAAATTCGGATTTTTGATGGAATTGACATCATCCATAAATACAGAG GTCTTTCAAATTCCCGAAGTCAGATGTCGGCTTCATTTACATCATCCGGGAAACACATAATATCAGTTGGGGAGGACTCCCATATTTATGTCTGGAACTATGACGACGAGCATGTCCCTTCAAAACACCCAAGATCTGTACGTTCTTGTGAGCATTTCTTATGCGAAGGTGTGTCTGTTGCAGTTCCATGGTCCAACAGAGATAATAACCAAAAGGCTTGTGCTTGTCGTGAATGTGCCATGCCAAAACAAGATATTCAAGATTCTACCAAGTGCATCCGAGATTCAGAACGATTCTCATTAGCAAATTGGTTCTACATGGATGGATCATTTAGGGGTACTGCAACGTGGCCCGAGGAAAGACTCCCTTTATGGGATGTACCAGAACCAGAGCACAATCACAAGCTCTATGACAATGATCAAGCATTTCAGACGAACCATTGCAGTTTTAGCCACGACACATGGGGTTTAGTGATTGTAACAGCTGGTTCGGATGGCATGATCAGAACATTCCACAATTATGGATTGCCTGTGAAAAATTAG